In Solanum pennellii chromosome 3, SPENNV200, a single window of DNA contains:
- the LOC107014227 gene encoding probable LRR receptor-like serine/threonine-protein kinase At3g47570 has product MTENVGHPQIFMENITQDEPIDPVNIDDRDLPNYGSPSASDSDDLPNAEESGDNVPFESSSNSPDIFADTHNECRSQCTWHGPEDFMNDAIYIEKDMLFNSKKQLQRAVKLLHLKIARECFVIKSTKRSWRLVCRRAKQGCRFRFPIKDCQTTVLKAYDISVSKREAYLGCKRAFEKVYGTWEGSFAELPRSDTKREEAILIDCPDYIDHFDHRLLIEAYFIIVCPIPRSDSPIPKTTFVRGVISCSLTFSRMEIFPMSFNSHTLLATHAVFLVFLFSSTLKYATAATILGNEIDELALLGFKSQIAEDPSRVFTSWNQSVHFCRWTGVKCGLTQERVVSLNLKGLSLAGTISSHLGNLSLLNSLDLAENSFHDEIPQQLSRLSRLQNLNLSFNYLTGEIPINLSHCVNLKSLVLDHNTLVGQIPYQVGFLTKLVRLYLRNNNLTGIFPVSIGNLTSLEELYLSYNSLEGEVPASLAQLTKLRLLGLSVNSFSGEFPPSLYNLSSLELIALSFNNFSGNLRSDLGHYFPNLQRLYLGNCQFNGSIPSSLANASKLLQLDFPANKFTGNIPKGFGNLRNLLWLNIGSNHLGYGKNEDLDFVNSLTNCSSLQMLHFGDNQFVGTLPHSTVNLSSQLQRLLFFGNRIGGNIPREISNLVNLNLLDMSNNNLTGSIPDSIGRLTNLGAFNLGNNLLIGVIPSSIGNLTELVYLYLGFNRLKGNIPLTLGNCNQLLRLDISENNLTGSIPQQLIALSSLTKVYAYYNSLTGTLPVHIGNWSHLTYLDFSFNNFSGMIPRSLGKCLSLGEIYMKGNSLLGTIPDLEDLQDLQSLDLSLNNLSGPIPHFIANLTSLLYLNLSFNNLEGEVPITGIFSNLSTDVFVGNSKLCGGIQELHLQPCVHHETQKTQKKHVLSLKLILTIVFAASFSILALIIVFLCCWRRNFKDQPEPEVRSESARFYPNISYEELRIATGGFSSENLIGSGSFGTVYKGTFASNGMVVAVKVLNLLHQGASKSFIAECQALRNIRHRNLVKVISACSSSDFKGNEFKALVFQFMPKGNLDEWLHPEREIQKDSLTILQRMNIIIDVASALHYLHHQCQTPMIHCDIKPQNILLDEDLTAHLGDYGLVRLVPGFSNGSELHQFSLLGVMGTIGYAAPEYGMGSKVSILGDVYSFGILILEIFTGRRPTDTSFQASSSLHHLVETALPEKVMEILDKKAFHGEMTSISTNREEYWGTIKRE; this is encoded by the exons ATGACGGAAAATGTTGGACATCCTCAAATTTTCAT gGAAAATATTACACAAGATGAGCCCATTGATCCTGTGAATATCGATGATCGTGACCTTCCTAATTACGGCTCACCTTCAGCTAGTGATAGTGATGATTTGCCTAATGCTGAGGAATCAGGAGATAATGTTCCATTTGAGTCATCATCTA ATAGTCCAGATATCTTTGCTGATACACATAATGAGTGTAGATCACAATGTACGTGGCATGGACCAGAAGATTTCATGAATGATgctatttatattgaaaaagacATGTTATTCAATTCAAAGAAGCAGTTGCAAAGAGCAGTTAAACTTCTACATTTGAAGATAGCAAGGGAGTGCTTTGTTATTAAATCGACAAAGAGATCATGGCGACTTGTTTGCAGGCGTGCAAAACAAGGATGTCGATTTAG ATTTCCCATCAAAGACTGTCAAACAACTGTTCTTAAAGCATATGACATTTCAGTAAGTAAAAGAGAAGCCTATCTTGGTTGCAAGAGAGCTTTTGAAAAAGTTTATGGTACTTGGGAGGGTTCTTTTGCCGAGTTGCCGAG AAGCGATACAAAGAGAGAAGAGGCTATACTCATTGACTGTCCTGATTATATTGATCACTTTGATCACAGACTGCTCATTGAAG CTTATTTTATAATTGTGTGTCCTATACCACGTAGTGATTCTCCAATACCAAAAACAACATTTGTGAGAGGCGTCATCTCTTGCTCCTTGACATTTTCCAGAATGGAAATTTTCCCGATGAGTTTTAATTCCCACACCTTACTGGCAACCCATGCCGTGTTTCTCGTGTTTCTATTCTCATCTACTCTCAAATATGCTACAGCAGCTACTATACTTGGAAATGAAATTGACGAACTAGCCTTACTTGGATTCAAGTCCCAAATAGCTGAGGATCCATCAAGAGTTTTCACCTCTTGGAACCAATCTGTTCATTTCTGTCGGTGGACTGGAGTAAAATGTGGTCTGACACAGGAAAGAGTCGTCAGTTTGAATCTAAAAGGGCTGAGTCTGGCAGGTACAATCTCATCCCATCTCGGAAATCTTTCTTTGCTCAATTCTCTTGACCTGGCAGAAAATTCATTCCATGACGAAATTCCTCAACAACTCAGCAGACTGTCAAGGCTTCAAAACCTGAATTTGAGTTTTAACTATCTAACAGGGGAAATTCCAATTAATCTATCGCATTGTGTTAACCTCAAGAGCCTTGTGCTCGACCACAACACTCTTGTGGGACAGATTCCTTATCAAGTTGGATTTTTAACAAAGTTAGTGAGATTGTATCTCAGAAATAACAACCTGACAGGAATCTTTCCAGTGTCTATTGGAAATCTTACATCTTTAGAAGAGTTGTATTTATCGTACAACAGTCTAGAGGGAGAAGTGCCAGCTTCTTTAGCTCAATTGACCAAGTTGAGACTGCTTGGATTGTCAGTAAATAGCTTCTCCGGGGAGTTCCCTCCTTCGTTATACAATTTGTCATCCCTCGAATTAATAGCACTTTCTTTTAACAACTTTTCTGGTAATCTCAGATCCGATTTAGGCCACTACTTCCCTAATCTCCAAAGACTTTACTTGGGAAACTGTCAATTCAATGGCTCCATACCATCCTCTTTGGCCAATGCTTCAAAATTGCTACAACTTGATTTTCCTGCAAACAAATTCACTGGAAATATACCTAAGGGTTTTGGTAACTTGCGGAATTTGTTGTGGCTCAATATTGGGAGTAACCATCTTGGATACGGTAAGAATGAAGACCTTGACTTTGTAAATTCTCTTACCAACTGCAGCAGTCTACAAATGCTCCATTTTGGAGACAACCAGTTTGTAGGTACATTACCTCATTCAACAGTCAACCTTTCTAGTCAGTTACAACGCCTACTCTTCTTCGGGAACAGAATTGGTGGAAACATACCCAGAGAGATCTCAAACCTGGTGAATTTGAATTTACTCGACATGAGCAACAATAATCTTACAGGTAGCATTCCAGATTCTATTGGAAGACTCACAAACTTGGGAGCTTTCAACTTGGGTAACAATCTCTTGATAGGGGTAATCCCTTCTTCAATAGGCAACCTCACTGAACTCGTCTATCTTTATTTAGGATTTAACAGGTTAAAGGGTAACATACCTTTAACATTGGGAAATTGTAACCAACTGCTAAGATTGGACATTTCTGAAAACAACCTGACTGGATCTATACCACAACAACTTATTGCTCTCTCATCCCTCACAAAAGTTTATGCATATTATAACTCTTTGACTGGCACATTACCAGTGCATATCGGGAACTGGAGTCACCTTACTTATCTAGATTTTTCTTTCAACAATTTTTCGGGTATGATTCCACGATCTCTGGGAAAATGCTTGTCCCTGGGGGAGATCTATATGAAGGGGAACTCCCTCCTAGGGACCATTCCCGATTTAGAAGATTTGCAGGATCTCCAGTCCTTGGATCTTTCCCTCAATAACCTATCAGGGCCAATCCCTCACTTCATTGCAAATCTTACTTCCTTACTCTACTTAAACTTATCTTTTAACAATCTAGAGGGTGAGGTTCCTATCACCggaatattttcaaatttgagtaCAGATGTATTTGTCGGTAATTCCAAGCTTTGTGGTGGGATTCAAGAGCTACATCTACAACCCTGTGTTCATCATGAAACTCAGAAGACACAGAAGAAGCATGTACTTTCCCTCAAGTTAATTTTGACAATTGTATTTGCTGCTTCATTTTCAATCCTGGCCTTAATAATAGTTTTCCTTTGTTGTTGGAGAAGAAATTTTAAAGATCAACCAGAACCAGAAGTTAGGTCAGAATCTGCACGTTTCTACCCCAATATTTCTTATGAAGAGCTCCGCATTGCAACTGGTGGATTTTCTTCTGAAAATCTTATTGGCTCTGGTAGTTTTGGAACTGTTTACAAGGGAACTTTTGCCTCTAATGGAATGGTTGTTGCTGTCAAGGTACTCAATCTCCTGCATCAAGGTGCTTCAAAAAGCTTCATAGCAGAATGCCAAGCATTGAGAAACATTAGGCACCGAAACCTTGTCAAGGTCATCAGCGCATGCTCAAGTtctgatttcaagggaaatgaGTTTAAAGCTTTAGTCTTTCAGTTCATGCCAAAAGGGAACTTGGATGAATGGCTACATCCAGAAAGGGAGATACAGAAGGATAGTTTGACCATACTTCAGAGAATGAATATCATAATAGATGTGGCCTCTGCACTTCATTATCTTCACCATCAGTGCCAAACACCCATGATTCACTGTGATATCAAACCACAGAACATTCTTCTTGATGAAGATCTAACAGCTCATCTGGGCGATTATGGTTTGGTGAGACTCGTTCCTGGATTCAGTAACGGATCGGAACTACATCAGTTTAGCTTACTTGGAGTTATGGGAACCATTGGCTATGCAGCTCCAG AATACGGCATGGGTAGTAAGGTCTCCATTTTAGGAGATGTGTACAGTTTTGGGATTCTCATATTGGAGATATTCACTGGAAGAAGACCCACAGACACTTCGTTCCAAGCAAGCTCTAGTCTTCACCACTTGGTGGAAACAGCATTGCCTGAGAAAGTTATGGAGATTCTAGACAAAAAAGCTTTTCATGGTGAGATGACGAGTATATCAACCAACAGAGAAGAATACTGGGGCACCATCAAGAGAGAATAA
- the LOC107013699 gene encoding uncharacterized protein LOC107013699 has translation MSDPYERVTGGRLMFKGGAVASRSKAIDKKKKKKKNKSAEDVVSDEPLTGDAALAATEQQADAPEDMFTIDAAKRRKYDDLFPVEAKKFGYDPNAKAKSVEEALDDRVKKKADRYCK, from the coding sequence ATGTCGGATCCATACGAGAGAGTGACCGGAGGTCGGTTGATGTTCAAAGGAGGCGCAGTAGCCAGCCGCAGCAAAGCAATcgacaagaagaagaagaaaaagaagaacaagTCCGCCGAAGACGTCGTTTCCGATGAGCCTTTAACCGGTGACGCCGCCCTTGCCGCTACTGAGCAACAAGCTGACGCTCCCGAGGATATGTTTACGATTGACGCCGCTAAGCGCAGGAAATACGATGATTTGTTCCCTGTTGAAGCCAAGAAATTCGGGTACGACCCGAATGCTAAAGCCAAGTCCGTAGAAGAAGCCCTTGATGACCGGGTCAAAAAGAAAGCAGACCGTTACTGTAAATGA
- the LOC107012476 gene encoding putative pentatricopeptide repeat-containing protein At2g01510, translated as MGNSRAKNPWGAIRMFSKRFYCVFSERIVDVPVDARIVKTGFDPEISRFNFKLKDLIRENQIAKARQLFDEMPYRNTSSVNMMVSGYVKSHNLFRARELFDSMFSRNEVSWTIMIGGYSQNNQPKEAFNLYTEMFRSGVKPDHITFATLLSGFDDTTTLKEVLQIHSHIIRFGFSASLIVFNSLIDSYCKTCCLDIASQLFSEMPTKDSVSFNVMITGYTKYGFREEALKLFMQMRNMDFQPSGFTFAAMLGMSVGSEEVIFGQQIHGLAIKTSYVWDIFVANALLDFYSKHDYIDLAKNLFDEMPELDGVSYNIIIAGYAWNGQYEKLFDIFKSLQGTSFDRKNFPFATILSVAAAELNLAMGRQTHAQAVVTTAISEVQVGNALVDMYAKCEKFEDANRIFTNLAYRNSVPWTAIISIYVQKGFHEEALKMFKEMNRENVHGDQATFASTLKASANLASVSLGKQLHSAVIRLGLLSSVFSGSVLVDMYANCGSMKDSIKVFKEMPERNIVCWNALISAYAQNGDAEATFNSFADMIESGLYPDSVSFLSVLTACSHRGLVEKALWYFNSMTQVYNLDPRRKHYATMIDVLCRSGRFNEAENLISEMPFEPDEVMWSSVLNSCRIHKNQDLAKKAADQLFKMDTLRDAAAYVNMSNIYAEAGKWENAAKVKKAMRERGVKKVTAYSWVEIDHRVHVFTANDRTHPQTEQIRRKINSLVELMDKEGHKPDTSCTLQNVDEEMKIESLKYHSERLAIAFALINTPEGSPIIIMKNLRACVDCHAAIKVISKIVGREITVRDSSRFHHFRDGSCSCGDYW; from the exons ATGGGAAATTCAAGAGCTAAAAATCCATGGGGTGCAATTAGAATGTTCTCCAAGAGATTTTATTGTGTCTTCAG TGAACGCATTGTTGATGTTCCAGTAGATGCCCGCATTGTGAAAACGGGTTTTGACCCAGAAATCTCTCGTTTTAACTTCAAACTGAAGGATTTAATAAGAGAAAATCAAATAGCAAAGGCACGTCAACTGTTTGATGAAATGCCTTACAGAAACACTAGCTCAGTTAACATGATGGTTTCGGGTTATGTGAAGTCTCACAATCTTTTTCGTGCTAGGGAGTTATTTGATAGCATGTTCTCTCGTAATGAAGTTTCATGGACTATAATGATTGGTGGTTACTCTCAGAACAATCAGCCTAAAGAAGCTTTTAATCTTTACACTGAGATGTTTAGGTCGGGGGTTAAGCCGGATCATATCACCTTTGCAACTCTATTATCGGGTTTTGATGATACAACTACTTTAAAAGAAGTACTTCAGATTCACTCCCATATCATTAGATTTGGATTTAGTGCAAGTCTTATTGTTTTCAACAGTCTGATAGATTCATACTGCAAAACTTGCTGCCTCGATATAGCGTCTCAGCTCTTCAGTGAAATGCCAACTAAAGATTCAGTAAGCTTCAATGTGATGATAACAGGGTACACAAAATACGGTTTTCGTGAAGAAGCATTGAAACTTTTTATGCAAATGCGGAATATGGATTTTCAGCCTTCAGGTTTTACTTTTGCAGCAATGCTAGGTATGAGTGTTGGATCAGAGGAAGTTATTTTTGGCCAGCAAATTCATGGACTTGCTATCAAGACAAGCTATGTCTGGGACATATTTGTTGCAAATGCATTGCTTGATTTCTACTCTAAGCATGACTATATAGATTTAGCAAAGAATCTCTTTGATGAGATGCCCGAGTTAGATGGTGTTTCGTATAACATAATTATCGCAGGTTATGCATGGAATGGGCAGTATGAGAAATTGTTTGATATCTTCAAAAGCCTACAGGGTACATCATTTGACAGAAAGAATTTTCCTTTTGCCACAATATTGAGTGTAGCTGCGGCGGAACTAAATTTAGCAATGGGAAGACAAACTCATGCACAGGCAGTGGTGACAACAGCTATTTCAGAAGTACAAGTAGGAAATGCCCTTGTTGACATGTATGCAAAGTGTGAAAAATTTGAGGATGCCAACAGAATATTTACAAATCTTGCCTACAGAAACTCTGTTCCATGGACAGCCATAATCTCAATATATGTTCAGAAGGGTTTTCATGAGGAGGCACTCAAAATGTTCAAGGAGATGAATAGAGAAAATGTTCACGGTGACCAGGCAACTTTTGCTAGCACTTTAAAAGCTTCAGCTAATTTGGCTTCAGTTTCTCTTGGGAAGCAATTACACTCAGCTGTGATCAGACTGGGATTATTGTCTAGTGTTTTTTCTGGTAGTGTTCTTGTAGACATGTATGCAAATTGTGGGTCCATGAAAGATTctattaaagttttcaaagagatgCCTGAAAGGAATATAGTATGTTGGAATGCACTGATTTCGGCATATGCTCAGAATGGTGATGCTGAAGCCACATTTAACTCCTTCGCAGATATGATTGAATCAGGTCTCTACCCTGATTCTGTTAGTTTCCTCAGTGTACTAACTGCCTGCAGCCACCGTGGGCTTGTTGAAAAGGCATTATGGTATTTTAATTCCATGACTCAAGTATATAATCTTGATCCAAGGAGAAAACATTATGCAACAATGATTGACGTGTTATGTAGAAGTGGACGATTCAATGAAGCAGAGAATCTGATTTCTGAAATGCCATTTGAACCGGATGAGGTCATGTGGTCCTCAGTTTTAAACTCATGCAGAATTCATAAGAATCAAGACCTCGCCAAAAAGGCTGCTGACCAACTTTTTAAGATGGACACTCTTAGAGATGCTGCTGCTTATGTCAACATGTCTAACATCTATGCAGAAGCAGGCAAGTGGGAAAATGCGGCAAAAGTCAAGAAGGCTATGAGGGAACGGGGAGTTAAAAAGGTCACTGCCTATAGCTGGGTTGAGATTGACCACAGAGTTCATGTATTCACTGCAAATGATAGGACCCATCCACAAACTGAGCAGATTAGAAGAAAAATTAACTCATTGGTTGAGCTAATGGACAAGGAAGGACACAAACCTGATACAAGTTGTACCCTTCAAAATGTGgatgaagaaatgaaaatagaatCACTCAAATATCACAGTGAGAGGTTGGCCATTGCGTTTGCATTAATTAATACTCCAGAAGGATCAcccattattattatgaaaaactTGCGAGCTTGTGTGGATTGTCATGCTGCAATTAAAGTTATCTCAAAAATAGTTGGAAGGGAGATCACTGTGCGAGATTCAAGTAGGTTCCATCACTTTAGAGATGGATCATGTTCATGTGGGGATTATTGGTGA
- the LOC107012477 gene encoding xyloglucan endotransglucosylase/hydrolase protein 9-like, giving the protein MQVLLRVIVGPVSWICCTVDNVVIMGAYFSKIEVAVQALILATGVGVNFTDVFESSWAPDHIAVVGDEVTLSLDSASGCGFESRFKYLFGKASAQIKLVEGDSAGTVIAFYMSSEGANHDELDFEFLGNVSGEPYLVQTNIYVNGSGDREQRHGLWFDPTTDFHTYSFFWNHHSIIFSVDDIPIRVFKNKEKKGVPYPKNQGMGIYGSLWNADDWATQGGRVKTNWSHSPFVTTFRSFEIDACDLCGEDTIAAGAKCGKLAKFLWDKPSKKGLEKSKKRQFKMVQNKYLVYDYCKDTARFTQMPKECLY; this is encoded by the exons ATGCAG GTGTTATTACGAGTCATTGTAGGTCCTGTTTCCTGGATTTGTTGTACAGTAg ATAATGTTGTCATCATGGGGGCatacttttccaagattgaagTTGCAGTACAAGCCCTCATTTTAGC CACGGGGGTTGGTGTCAACTTCACCGACGTTTTCGAGTCCAGCTGGGCACCGGACCATATTGCTGTTGTAGGAGACGAAGTTACTCTCTCCCTTGACAGCGCTTCTG GCTGCGGATTTGAGTCAAGGTTCAAATATTTGTTTGGGAAAGCCAGTGCACAGATCAAACTAGTTGAAGGAGATTCAGCTGGAACAGTTATTGCATTTTAT ATGTCATCAGAAGGAGCTAATCACGACGAACTGGACTTTGAATTTCTTGGGAATGTTTCAGGGGAACCATACCTAGTACAAACAAATATCTACGTGAATGGCAGCGGAGATCGAGAGCAGAGGCACGGTCTGTGGTTCGATCCAACAACGGACTTCCACACTTACTCTTTCTTTTGGAATCATCATTCTATCAT CTTTTCAGTTGATGATATTCCAATTAGAGTATTCAAAAACAAGGAGAAAAAAGGTGTTCCATATCCGAAAAATCAAGGCATGGGAATCTATGGATCGTTGTGGAATGCAGATGACTGGGCTACACAAGGAGGGAGAGTGAAGACAAACTGGAGCCACTCTCCATTTGTTACAACATTTCGATCGTTCGAGATCGATGCTTGTGATTTGTGTGGTGAGGACACAATTGCTGCAGGTGCAAAATGTGGCAAGTTAGCTAAATTTTTGTGGGATAAACCATCCAAGAAAGGGCTAGAAAAGAGCAAAAAACGCCAATTCAAAATGGTTCAAAACAAGTACTTGGTGTATGATTATTGTAAGGATACTGCAAGATTCACTCAAATGCCTAAAGAGTGCTTGTACTAG
- the LOC107014967 gene encoding uncharacterized protein LOC107014967 — MSAIHLSTLRSISQQPFSLFLLFPLPKFKSINNTRIKASSVKEEEVERKIEIRVCTERACRKQGSLDTLQVLSGIAPPFVAVNSCGCLGRCGAGPNVVVLPGAVYVKHVGTATRAAETMAFVCLGRDDVDGESRRSLEALALRKRAEDEMGNGNFSEAHGLLSQAIALKPFGGVHIMLKDRCAAELAMGNLAEALEDSKEALNIAPNYPEGYICQGDVLMALDHVDAAERSYSMALELDPSIRHSKSFKARITKLNEKLALANSA, encoded by the exons ATGAGTGCAATCCATTTGAGCACTCTCAGAAGCATTTCTCAGCAACCCTTTTCTCTGTTCCTCCTCTTTCCACTTCCCAAATTCAAATCCATTAACAATACACGAATCAAAGCATCATcagtaaaagaagaagaagtagagaGGAAGATAGAAATTCGAGTTTGTACAGAGAGGGCATGCAGGAAACAGGGATCCTTGGATACCCTTCAAGTTTTATCTGGAATTGCTCCTCCCTTTGTAGCTGTTAATTCCTGTGGATGTCTTGGCCGTTGCGGGGCTGGACCTAATGTCGTCGTTTTACCTGGTGCTGTATATGTCAAGCACGTTGGTACTGCTACTCGAGCTGCTGAAACTATGGCGTTCGTCTGCCTTGGTAGGGATGATGTTGACGGAGAGAGTAGGAGAAGTTTGGAGGCTTTAGCGTTGAGGAAAAGAGCTGAAGATGAGATGGGTAATGGTAATTTCTCTGAGGCTCATGGTTTGCTCTCACAG GCTATTGCTCTAAAGCCGTTTGGAGGTGTTCATATTATGCTCAAAGACAG GTGTGCTGCAGAGTTGGCAATGGGAAATTTGGCCGAGGCACTTGAAGATTCTAAGGAAGCGTTAAATATTGCTCCCAATTATCCTGAa GGTTATATCTGCCAAGGTGATGTTTTGATGGCTCTGGACCATGTCGATGCAGCCGAGAGGTCATACTCCATGGCTTTAGAGTTAGATCCGTCCATCCGTCACTCAAAATCCTTCAAG GCTCGGATTACAAAGCTTAATGAGAAACTTGCTCTTGCAAATTCAGCATAA
- the LOC107014966 gene encoding kinase-interacting family protein, translating into MKAKLKTEKKALSPVSSMASSNYTKRRSFSRPSWLLCTVADLDEKMNKVALKIPGKGSPDSFAERADAYYQKRPQLMALLQELYNSYVSLADRYCQALAKNHNHRRYSSPAPPLSHNQNGYCDEEEYGGDIIDSDAESSLSFQPSFPPSTQDKFDIEMIVADLVIRNVDYDFVLEELNQVERQSNESSRKIELQKSLLDVMESERLILLNENARLGYKVATLMEENKAVSSESLFMKRKVAELAGCILKMREDHRVCMLSRKIEDLQGQIYGLEKRNKEYYDQLVKHEEEKTRRSKSMKVKGEANMKYCFKVPEDVVAGITRSFSFGNLKKGSGEQKVNANAEVKKKVPKLWDRVKKFDIFFCGPNFNTVYC; encoded by the exons ATGAAGGCAAAACTGAAAACAGAGAAAAAGGCATTAAGTCCAGTTTCTTCAATGGCTTCttcaaattatacaaaaagGAGAAGCTTCAGTAGACCCTCTTGGCTTCTTTGCACTGTTGCTG ATTTGGATGAGAAGATGAACAAGGTGGCTCTTAAAATCCCAGGAAAAGGTAGTCCAGACAGTTTCGCGGAACGCGCTGACGCCTATTACCAGAAAAGACCACAGCTTATGGCCTTGCTACAAGAACTGTACAATAGCTATGTCTCTTTAGCAGATCGCTACTGCCAAGCACTAGCCAAGAACCATAATCATCGTCGATATTCATCTCCAGCTCCACCTTTAAGTCACAATCAAAATGGTTATTGTGATGAGGAAGAGTATGGTGGAGATATCATTGATTCTGATGCTGAGAGTTCTTTATCATTTCAGCCTTCCTTTCCACCTTCAACACAAGACAAATTTGATATTGAAATGATTGTTGCTGACTTGGTGATCAGAAATGTGGACTATGATTTCGTCTTAGAGGAGCTGAATCAAGTGGAAAGACAAAGCAATGAGTCATCAAGGAAGATAGAGTTGCAGAAAAGCTTACTGGATGTGATGGAATCAGAGAGGTTGATTCTGTTAAATGAGAATGCTAGACTGGGATACAAGGTGGCTACGTTAATGGAGGAAAACAAGGCGGTGTCTTCAGAATCTTTGTTCATGAAGAGGAAGGTTGCTGAGCTAGCGGGGTGCATATTGAAGATGAGGGAGGATCATAGGGTTTGCATGCTAAGTCGAAAGATTGAGGATCTTCAAGGACAAATATATGGGCTGGAGAAGAGGAACAAAGAGTATTATGATCAGCTTGTGAAGCATGAAGAAGAGAAGACACGTAGGTCTAAATCAATGAAGGTTAAAGGAGAAGCTAACATGAAATATTGCTTTAAAGTTCCTGAAGACGTCGTTGCTGGTATTACTAGGAGCTTTAGTTTTGGAAATCTGaaaaagggtagtggtgaacaGAAGGTAAATGCTAATGCTGAAGTTAAGAAGAAAGTTCCTAAGTTGTGGGATAGGGTCAAGAAGTTTGATATCTTCTTTTGTGGACCTAATTTCAACACAGTTTATTGCTGA